ACTTTACTTCTCTTCTTCTACGAGACTTCTAAGAGTATTTTTACGCGGTCGCTACACATCTGTCGCGAAACAAATCCCTTTGTAGCGAACCTACTCTCTCTACTTCTTCTTAAGATTACTTTTTTTGACTCTGATAGGACTAACGTTTACTTCACTACGCATGTCTTTCTGGACTTTGATATTGCTAGAGTGATCTTCTCTAAGAACAGCTTTATTCACTACAACAGCACttggattttcaattttataaACGGTAGACTCTGTTGGTTCGGTAATGTGCTGTACTATTTCCTGTATGCTTGCAGCGGCGGGTGAGTTCGAAAGTCTGAAAGTACAAAAGACAGAGAGTGTAAGTAAGATTATTTGCCATCCCGGTTTCAGTCGTACTTCATCGCTACTTACTTTGGTTGCAGTTGTTTCAACTTGGGAATGTTTGCGGTCGGTTGCTGTCCTCCCGATGCCTCCAGGGCAGCCAGTTCAAGTGGATGAGACATTTTTTTGTGACTACGGCAATTCGCACTTTGCGTAAACGTTTTATCGCAAAACGGACAAGCATAAGGCTTTAACCCTGTGTGGAGTATCAAATGAATCTTCAGGGCTTTTGAGCGTTTGTACTCTTTTCCGCAATGTTGACATTTATATTTCTTCTCTTCTGAGTGTACTACCATGTGCATTTGAAGAGTGCGCCTTGTGTTTAACTTTAGTCCACAATGAGGGCAAACGTACATTGTGTTGTTATGCGTATCTTCGTGagtctgaaaaaaaaa
Above is a genomic segment from Anopheles cruzii unplaced genomic scaffold, idAnoCruzAS_RS32_06 scaffold04263_ctg1, whole genome shotgun sequence containing:
- the LOC128277157 gene encoding zinc finger protein weckle-like, which encodes MVTIHEGGKPFVCEECGTRWSTKKSLKQHQIVHIDKYPYHCSYCSKSFKTLRALKTHEDTHNNTMYVCPHCGLKLNTRRTLQMHMVVHSEEKKYKCQHCGKEYKRSKALKIHLILHTGLKPYACPFCDKTFTQSANCRSHKKMSHPLELAALEASGGQQPTANIPKLKQLQPKLSNSPAAASIQEIVQHITEPTESTVYKIENPSAVVVNKAVLREDHSSNIKVQKDMRSEVNVSPIRVKKSNLKKK